One window of the Sparus aurata chromosome 17, fSpaAur1.1, whole genome shotgun sequence genome contains the following:
- the ubxn11 gene encoding UBX domain-containing protein 11: MSSPLAMLKKTRRTPLQDSLGEQGGGQKVPFRRDLLKEFQAGLADNDESSDPAANYASIDTSLKKGVPPSNFELMSAMMQRVTLLEKTVRSQAREIDHKDKRISALEGKRRPLNESESTHELSGRDDLERRCQRLQNQVIEMESFLSDYGLIWVGDGESGDSAESNKPQSVGRGLRQPDASAVRSFHMNFDLVVQRIRELNILTGDGECFVRSTATGAQLAKKDPIQLSLYSNGIVMFDGPFRSYQENSTQRCMQDLMAGYFPSELQGRFPDGVPFEVHDRRDEKFIFRPPWDRFPGEGQAVRGGKGKKMSVDQFVNRLPKVIVKAGRVIDIRDSVRGALQGSSDAQSGDSVILIDTPSLQAMKDRLQVLNTDRPASARDVITLKVKSEDGNHTFILKMCLLETIGQLRQYLDAHRGGGLPGYDIISVYPQCCYDDDCQTLKSCGLTTNATLLLRMRKHLPHHSLTEAYKINS; the protein is encoded by the exons ATGAGTTCACCTTTGGCGATGTTGAAGAAAACGAGACGCACCCCCCTGCAGGACTCTCTGGGTGAACAGGG GGGCGGACAGAAGGTGCCCTTCAGGAGGGATCTGCTAAAAG aattTCAGGCAGGATTGGCTGACAATGATGAATCCTCTGATCCTGCAGCTAACTATGCCTCCATTGACACCTCATTGAAGAAAG GTGTTCCACCGAGCAACTTTGAGCTCATGTCTGCCATGATGCAGCGGGTGACCCTGCTGGAGAAAACAGTGAGGAGCCAAGCGCGGGAGATCGATCACAAG GATAAAAGGATCTCAGCTTTGGAGGGAAAACGGAGGCCTCTCAACGAATCAG AAAGCACACATGAGCTGAGCGGCAGAGACGATCTTGAGAGAAGGTGCCAAAGACTGCAGAATCAAGTGATTGAAATGGAG AGCTTTCTGAGTGACTACGGTTTGATCTGGGTGGGAGATGGCGAGAGCGGTGACTCAGCCGAAAGTAATAAGCCACAGAGTGTAGGGAGAGGCCTTCGGCAGCCAG ACGCCTCTGCAGTCAGGAGCTTCCACATGAACTTTGACCTGGTGGTGCAGAGGATCAGGGAGCTGAACATCCTCACAGGGGACGGCGAGTGTTTCGTACGATCGACGGCCACGGGGGCGCAGTTGGCGAAGAAGGATCCCATTCAACTGAGTCTCTACAGCAACGGGATCGTCATGTTTGATGGTCCTTTCCGCTCCTATCAGGAGAACAGCACCCAG CGGTGCATGCAAGATCTGATGGCCGGGTATTTTCCATCCGAGCTTCAAGGAAGATTCCCAGACGGCGTCCCTTTTGAG GTTCatgacaggagagatgagaaATTCATCTTCAGGCCACCGTGGGATAGATTTCCTGGTGAAGGTCAGGCCGTTCGAGGAGGGAAAG GCAAGAAGATGAGCGTGGATCAGTTCGTCAACAGGTTACCGAAGGTGATAGTAAAGGCTGGTCGTGTAATTGATATCAGGGACTCAGTGAGGGGCGCCCTGCAG GGTTCATCTGATGCCCAGAGCGGCGACTCAGTGATCCTGATAGACACACCGTCACTGCAGGCCATGAAAGACAG ACTGCAGGTGCTCAACACTGACCGGCCTGCGTCAGCCCGTGATGTTATCACACTCAAGGTGAAGTCAGAAGATGGGAATCATACATTCATACTGAAGATGTGCCTCTTAGAAACAATCGGCCAGCTGCGACAGTATCTGGatgcacacag AGGTGGTGGTCTTCCCGGctatgacatcatcagcgtGTACCCACAGTGCTGCTACGATGACGACTGCCAGACGCTCAAGTCATGTGGGCTGACGACTAACGCTACTCTGCTGCTGCGAATGAGGAAACATCTCCCCCATCATTCACTGACTGAAGCTTATAAGATAAACTCATAA